One part of the Sorangiineae bacterium MSr11954 genome encodes these proteins:
- a CDS encoding agmatine deiminase family protein, translated as MTNTTGVGRAPAESCTRVSVPEREVSRLGGVRWFMPGEAWPHERTWMAWPTRRDLWGDELGPIQQTIVRLARAIAEVEPVTLVVPPEHACIAAAACAPRVSILPMPIDDIWMRDTGPCFLLDEHGDLAAGILNFNGWGGKQAHDHDATLARRIAEHLGIPQVASDVVGEGGGLEVDGAGTLLAAASCWQNANRNPGRSRAQIEESLRRLLGVDHFIWVPGLAGRDITDGHIDGIARFVRPGVVLVELPAEDDPRDPAWVSAIETRDLLREAHDLGGKRLEVVEVRQPRTVRSRRRDFVNSYVNFHVANHAVFAPEFGDLRADRATKEILAGLFPGRQIVQLNVDRICEGGGGIHCVTQQQPQRATPV; from the coding sequence ATGACGAACACAACGGGGGTGGGCCGCGCGCCCGCAGAATCGTGCACGCGGGTCTCCGTGCCGGAGCGCGAGGTGTCGAGGTTGGGGGGTGTGCGCTGGTTCATGCCGGGCGAGGCATGGCCCCACGAGCGCACCTGGATGGCATGGCCCACCCGGCGCGATCTCTGGGGCGACGAGCTGGGTCCGATTCAGCAGACCATCGTGCGCCTGGCGCGCGCCATCGCCGAGGTCGAGCCGGTGACCCTGGTGGTGCCGCCCGAACATGCGTGCATCGCCGCGGCAGCCTGCGCGCCGCGCGTCTCCATTCTGCCCATGCCCATCGACGACATCTGGATGCGCGACACGGGCCCCTGCTTCTTGCTCGACGAGCATGGCGATCTGGCGGCCGGCATTTTGAACTTCAACGGGTGGGGCGGAAAGCAAGCGCACGACCACGACGCAACCCTCGCCCGGCGCATCGCCGAGCACCTCGGGATCCCGCAGGTGGCGTCCGATGTGGTGGGCGAAGGCGGCGGCCTCGAGGTGGATGGGGCGGGCACCCTCCTGGCGGCCGCGAGCTGCTGGCAAAACGCGAACCGCAACCCCGGTCGAAGCCGCGCGCAGATCGAGGAGAGCTTGCGGCGGCTCCTCGGGGTCGATCATTTCATCTGGGTCCCCGGCCTCGCCGGCCGCGACATCACCGATGGGCACATCGACGGCATCGCCCGCTTCGTACGGCCGGGCGTGGTGCTCGTCGAGCTTCCGGCCGAGGACGATCCGCGCGATCCTGCGTGGGTCTCGGCCATCGAAACGCGCGACCTCCTGCGCGAGGCCCACGACCTCGGCGGCAAGCGCCTCGAGGTGGTCGAGGTGCGTCAGCCGCGCACGGTTCGATCCCGTCGACGGGACTTCGTGAACAGCTACGTGAACTTCCACGTGGCCAACCACGCCGTGTTCGCCCCTGAGTTCGGCGATCTCCGCGCCGATCGGGCGACCAAGGAGATCCTGGCCGGCCTCTTTCCCGGGCGGCAGATCGTGCAGCTCAACGTCGACCGCATCTGCGAGGGCGGCGGGGGCATCCACTGCGTCACGCAGCAGCAGCCGCAGCGCGCGACGCCCGTGTGA
- a CDS encoding metalloregulator ArsR/SmtB family transcription factor: MLSTFEIVAEPSRRRILDLLRVENRAVGDLVREVGLAQPAISKHLRILREAGLVSAEVDAQRRLYRLQAGPLRELDEWVAPYRPHWDDRLDALERHLSTMVDGDAPARGRRR, encoded by the coding sequence ATGCTGAGCACCTTCGAGATCGTGGCCGAGCCGAGCCGGCGGCGCATCCTGGATCTCCTGCGCGTGGAGAACCGCGCCGTGGGCGACCTCGTGCGCGAGGTGGGACTGGCGCAGCCCGCCATCTCCAAACACCTTCGCATTCTTCGCGAGGCGGGCCTGGTCTCCGCCGAGGTGGACGCCCAACGGCGTCTTTATCGGCTGCAAGCGGGGCCGCTTCGGGAGCTCGACGAGTGGGTGGCGCCGTATCGGCCGCACTGGGATGACCGACTCGATGCGCTCGAACGCCACCTCTCGACCATGGTCGATGGCGATGCCCCTGCGCGGGGGCGCCGCCGATGA
- a CDS encoding EamA family transporter, which yields MPTRRHSSSSSSSSSSSQAAHARAAGPTHATARLRATQIGALAILLWAMLALLSTQARRLPPFELLALTFGVASLLGIFRIVQSGRSVLSALRQPVAAWAVGVGGLFGYHALYFFALAKAPAVHVSLIAYLWPLLLVLMSGGSPRGRRRFSSLAGAALGMGGVVLLVGSGQGGGMMRFDRAYVAGYAAALACAFTWSGYSLLNRRLDKVPVDFVAGACLVTAVLGGIVHGAIETTVVPTGREAMAVLALGAGPVGAAFLLWDHGTKQGDLPLLGVLSYATPLLSTFVLVAFGAASLSWSLGAACVLITGGAWIAARGAA from the coding sequence GTGCCGACACGCCGTCATTCTTCTTCTTCTTCCTCTTCTTCTTCTTCCTCGCAGGCGGCGCATGCGCGCGCGGCCGGTCCAACGCATGCGACGGCGCGTTTGCGAGCGACGCAAATTGGAGCGCTGGCGATCCTGCTTTGGGCGATGCTGGCGCTGCTCAGCACCCAGGCCCGGCGTCTGCCGCCCTTCGAGCTCCTGGCGCTGACCTTTGGCGTCGCCAGCTTGCTTGGAATTTTTCGGATCGTGCAGTCGGGGCGCTCCGTGCTTTCGGCGCTGCGCCAGCCGGTGGCGGCGTGGGCGGTGGGCGTGGGAGGACTCTTCGGGTACCACGCGCTGTATTTCTTCGCCCTCGCCAAAGCGCCAGCCGTGCACGTGAGCTTGATCGCGTACCTCTGGCCGCTGCTGCTCGTGCTCATGTCCGGGGGCTCGCCGCGCGGGCGAAGGCGGTTTTCGAGCCTCGCGGGCGCCGCGCTGGGGATGGGCGGCGTGGTGCTCCTGGTGGGCAGCGGGCAGGGCGGGGGGATGATGCGCTTCGATCGGGCGTACGTCGCGGGCTATGCGGCGGCGCTCGCGTGTGCCTTCACATGGTCGGGCTATTCGCTGCTGAATCGCCGGCTCGATAAGGTGCCCGTCGACTTCGTGGCGGGGGCCTGCCTCGTCACCGCCGTCCTCGGGGGCATCGTTCATGGTGCGATTGAGACCACCGTGGTGCCGACGGGGCGCGAGGCGATGGCGGTGCTGGCGCTTGGTGCAGGGCCCGTGGGTGCGGCGTTCCTCCTGTGGGATCATGGGACGAAGCAGGGCGATCTGCCGCTGCTCGGCGTTTTGTCGTATGCGACGCCTCTTCTCTCCACCTTCGTTCTGGTGGCGTTTGGCGCGGCGAGCCTCTCGTGGAGTTTGGGGGCGGCGTGCGTGCTCATTACGGGCGGCGCGTGGATCGCGGCGCGCGGCGCGGCGTAG
- a CDS encoding ATP-dependent Clp protease proteolytic subunit, with the protein METLERARDIILPTVVETTHKGDRAWGIFDRLLKDRIVFLGNEIDDTVANIIIAQFLFLESEDPDKEVMLYINSPGGVVYSGLAIYDTMQHVRTPVSTMCVGMAASAAAVLLAAGQRGRRVALPNARILIHQPHGGARGQASDIEIQAREVRFLKDTLVRILANATDKSRETLLADMDRDNYMSAGAAKEYGLIDTILEPHPKKAAA; encoded by the coding sequence ATGGAGACATTGGAGCGCGCCCGCGACATTATTTTGCCGACCGTCGTCGAGACCACGCACAAGGGGGACCGCGCTTGGGGCATTTTCGATCGACTGCTCAAGGACCGCATCGTCTTTTTGGGCAATGAGATCGACGATACGGTCGCCAACATCATCATTGCACAATTTCTGTTTTTGGAGAGCGAAGACCCGGACAAAGAGGTCATGCTCTACATCAACTCGCCGGGCGGCGTCGTCTACAGCGGCCTCGCCATCTACGATACGATGCAGCACGTCCGCACGCCCGTCTCCACCATGTGCGTCGGCATGGCGGCGTCGGCCGCCGCCGTGCTCTTGGCGGCTGGGCAGAGAGGGCGAAGGGTCGCGCTCCCCAACGCGCGCATCTTGATCCATCAGCCGCACGGCGGCGCCCGCGGCCAAGCGTCGGATATCGAAATTCAAGCGCGCGAGGTGCGCTTTTTGAAGGATACGCTCGTGCGCATCCTCGCCAACGCCACCGACAAATCGCGCGAGACGCTCCTGGCCGATATGGATCGCGACAATTACATGAGCGCGGGCGCCGCGAAGGAGTACGGGTTGATCGATACCATCCTCGAGCCGCACCCGAAAAAAGCTGCGGCGTAG
- a CDS encoding LysR family transcriptional regulator: MARMDVNRSGEMEVFVRAVELEGFSAAARAFKMTPSAVSKLLARLEARLGVRLINRSTRKLTLTPEGCAFYERAIRILGDMDSAEREVAAGSTPRGRLRVNANVPFGLHHLLPLVPGFLERHPEITIEVVLTDAVVDLLEQRTDVAIRTGALRESRLVARKLGESRMIVVASPAYLKKHGEPKSPADLAAHNRLGFCFARETSGWPFLDVRAARDPGASGASRDSGASRDSGASREARAAPATTLLAPSGNAQVSDGEAMRQLALAGLGIARLATFHVGPDVEARRLVPILEAYNPGEVEPVHAVFVRQSGHLPARVRAFLDYLVAHVRIS, translated from the coding sequence ATGGCACGTATGGACGTCAATCGATCGGGCGAGATGGAGGTCTTCGTCCGCGCGGTGGAGCTCGAGGGCTTTTCGGCCGCGGCGCGCGCGTTCAAGATGACCCCTTCGGCCGTGAGCAAGCTGCTCGCGCGGCTGGAGGCGCGGCTCGGGGTGCGGCTGATCAACCGCTCCACGCGCAAGCTCACGCTCACCCCCGAGGGGTGCGCCTTTTACGAGCGCGCCATTCGCATCCTGGGCGACATGGATAGCGCCGAGCGGGAGGTGGCGGCGGGATCGACGCCGCGCGGGCGGCTGCGGGTCAACGCGAATGTGCCCTTTGGCCTGCACCATTTGCTCCCCCTCGTTCCCGGGTTTCTCGAGCGCCACCCGGAGATCACCATCGAGGTGGTGCTCACGGACGCCGTGGTGGACCTGCTCGAGCAGCGCACGGACGTCGCCATCCGCACGGGCGCGCTCCGTGAATCGCGGTTGGTCGCGCGCAAGCTGGGCGAGAGCCGGATGATCGTGGTCGCCTCGCCCGCCTATTTGAAGAAGCACGGCGAGCCAAAGTCCCCCGCCGATTTGGCCGCCCACAATCGATTGGGCTTTTGCTTCGCCCGCGAGACGAGCGGCTGGCCTTTTCTCGATGTGCGCGCCGCGCGCGATCCCGGCGCTTCCGGCGCTTCCCGCGATTCCGGCGCTTCCCGCGATTCCGGCGCTTCCCGTGAGGCGCGCGCCGCCCCGGCGACGACCCTGCTTGCGCCGAGCGGCAACGCGCAGGTCAGCGACGGAGAGGCGATGCGGCAGCTCGCGCTCGCGGGCCTTGGCATCGCCCGCCTGGCCACCTTTCACGTGGGCCCGGATGTCGAAGCAAGACGGCTGGTGCCCATCTTGGAAGCGTACAACCCCGGGGAGGTGGAGCCGGTGCACGCCGTGTTCGTGCGGCAGAGCGGTCACCTCCCGGCGCGGGTCCGCGCCTTTTTGGACTACTTGGTCGCGCACGTTCGCATCTCGTAA
- a CDS encoding GAF domain-containing protein produces MSEGIALEAAPRGVLLPEIERLARIEEAAPQILAAISGEDDPIVIQATLASLLWETLPQASWVGFYRRVAPQQLSVGPYQGAMGCLHIALDRGVCGACARTGEVQLVPDVRLFPGHIACDDSTLSELVLPIRDPSGTVQAVLDLDSHLLDAFSRTEATRLEHLLAAAFPSSVRWP; encoded by the coding sequence ATGAGCGAAGGCATCGCCCTCGAGGCCGCACCGCGCGGCGTCTTGCTTCCCGAAATCGAGCGCCTCGCGCGCATCGAGGAGGCCGCGCCGCAAATCCTCGCCGCCATCTCCGGCGAGGACGATCCCATCGTCATCCAAGCCACCCTCGCGTCGCTGCTCTGGGAGACCCTCCCGCAAGCGAGCTGGGTCGGCTTCTACCGGCGCGTGGCCCCGCAACAGCTCTCCGTGGGCCCCTACCAAGGCGCCATGGGCTGCCTCCACATCGCTCTCGATCGCGGGGTCTGCGGCGCCTGCGCCCGCACCGGCGAAGTCCAACTCGTGCCCGACGTCCGCCTCTTCCCCGGCCACATCGCCTGCGACGACTCGACCCTCTCCGAGCTGGTGCTCCCCATCCGCGATCCCTCCGGCACCGTCCAAGCCGTGCTCGATCTCGACTCGCACCTGCTCGACGCCTTCTCCCGTACCGAGGCCACCCGCCTCGAACACCTCCTGGCAGCGGCGTTTCCAAGCTCCGTCAGGTGGCCCTGA
- a CDS encoding polysaccharide deacetylase family protein: MDNALYDYSPIVHRPKLVWPNGARVAFYIGLNIEHYEVDKPSTSIFAGTSHLKPDALNYGWRDYGVRVGIWRMIEAFDQYGVRPSVLLNSDVARLYPQIIEAGNQRRWAWLAHGKNNSIFQADMTVEEERRYLKDVVETISGATGRPVNGWMGPALTETFETPRLIKELGLSYVLDWTADDQPFPLNVPGVLSVPYSVELNDIGLFVGKSLSGDEFYQRVVDQFDRLYQEGEHTGRVMALALHPFVMGQAFRHKYLEKVLAYITGREGVWVTTSDEIAAHYAQSYRTLGR; this comes from the coding sequence ATGGATAACGCACTCTACGACTATTCGCCCATCGTTCATCGCCCCAAGCTCGTCTGGCCCAATGGCGCGCGGGTCGCGTTCTACATCGGCTTGAACATCGAGCACTACGAGGTGGACAAACCCTCCACGAGCATCTTCGCGGGCACCTCGCACCTCAAGCCCGACGCGCTGAACTACGGCTGGCGCGACTACGGGGTGCGCGTGGGAATCTGGCGCATGATCGAGGCTTTCGACCAATACGGCGTTCGCCCATCGGTCTTGCTGAACTCGGACGTCGCCCGCCTCTATCCTCAAATCATCGAAGCCGGAAATCAACGCCGGTGGGCTTGGCTGGCGCACGGAAAGAACAACTCGATCTTCCAGGCCGATATGACGGTGGAGGAGGAGCGGAGGTATTTGAAGGACGTGGTCGAAACCATCTCCGGCGCCACCGGGCGCCCGGTCAACGGCTGGATGGGGCCGGCCCTCACGGAGACCTTCGAAACGCCGAGGCTCATCAAAGAGCTGGGGCTATCGTACGTGCTCGATTGGACGGCCGACGATCAGCCGTTCCCGCTCAACGTCCCGGGGGTGCTCTCGGTGCCGTATTCGGTCGAGTTGAATGACATTGGATTGTTCGTCGGGAAGAGCCTATCCGGCGATGAATTTTACCAGCGCGTGGTCGACCAATTCGATCGGCTCTACCAAGAAGGAGAGCACACCGGCCGGGTGATGGCCCTCGCCCTGCATCCCTTCGTCATGGGCCAGGCGTTTCGCCACAAATACCTGGAGAAGGTGCTCGCATACATCACGGGTCGCGAGGGCGTTTGGGTGACCACGAGCGATGAAATCGCGGCGCACTATGCCCAGTCGTATCGGACGCTGGGTCGGTAA
- a CDS encoding LysR family transcriptional regulator, giving the protein MSALAGIEFFTTTVEAGSFASAARRLGVTASAVSRRVAQLERELGVSLLARTTRSLSLTNDGRAFYERCVRILEELREAHDAIARASKKPSGLLRVDAALSPGRNMLVPRLPEFLDRYPEIKLALTLRDQFVDAAAEGIDVLLRIGPLTDSSLIARHLGDARVYVCGSPAYLKKRGRPKTPLDLAKHDCLGYLREGRPDAWRFQTEGGIIAVDIAGPYHANDAATLCDGAIAGKGLIALFEYTVDEALAKGQLVRVLEEHTLPSWPVHALYPKNRHLLPKVRVFIDFLATLFRKAPRTEPRRAARR; this is encoded by the coding sequence ATGAGCGCGCTGGCAGGGATCGAGTTCTTCACGACCACGGTGGAAGCCGGCAGCTTCGCGTCGGCGGCGCGCCGCTTGGGGGTCACTGCGTCGGCCGTGAGCCGCCGGGTCGCGCAGCTCGAACGCGAGCTCGGGGTGTCCCTTCTGGCGCGCACCACGCGCTCGCTCAGCCTCACCAACGACGGGCGCGCGTTCTACGAGCGGTGCGTGCGCATCCTGGAGGAGCTGCGCGAGGCGCACGACGCCATCGCGCGGGCGAGCAAGAAGCCGTCGGGGCTCTTGCGCGTGGACGCGGCGCTCTCGCCCGGCCGAAACATGCTGGTGCCGCGGCTGCCGGAGTTTCTCGATCGCTATCCGGAGATCAAGCTGGCGCTCACCTTGCGCGATCAGTTCGTGGACGCGGCGGCCGAGGGCATCGACGTGCTGCTCCGCATCGGCCCCCTCACCGATTCATCCTTGATCGCGCGCCACCTCGGCGACGCCCGCGTCTACGTCTGCGGGTCGCCGGCGTACCTGAAGAAGCGCGGGCGCCCCAAGACGCCCTTGGATCTGGCGAAGCACGACTGCCTCGGCTACTTGCGCGAGGGGCGGCCCGACGCGTGGCGCTTCCAGACCGAGGGGGGCATCATCGCCGTGGACATCGCGGGGCCGTACCACGCCAACGACGCCGCGACCTTGTGCGACGGGGCCATCGCCGGCAAGGGGCTGATCGCCCTCTTCGAGTACACGGTGGACGAGGCGCTGGCGAAGGGGCAGTTGGTGCGGGTGCTCGAAGAGCATACGCTGCCCTCGTGGCCCGTTCACGCGCTCTATCCGAAGAACCGGCACCTGTTGCCGAAGGTGCGCGTCTTCATCGACTTCCTCGCAACCCTGTTTCGAAAGGCGCCGAGGACGGAACCGCGTCGCGCTGCGCGACGGTAA
- a CDS encoding SRPBCC family protein, translating into MKKRETFERKLPHRPEKVWRALTEEGELSGWFPATIEGERGKGAQLRFVFRNGEGPEVGGTITEWDPPRVLAYTMGDESLRWELSPTPEGCVLVLHTELARDGVSTERKPANDNGPAQACAQRLAA; encoded by the coding sequence ATGAAGAAGCGCGAGACCTTCGAGCGCAAGCTCCCGCACCGCCCCGAAAAGGTGTGGCGCGCGCTCACCGAGGAGGGCGAGCTCTCGGGTTGGTTCCCCGCCACCATCGAGGGCGAGCGCGGGAAAGGCGCGCAGCTTCGTTTCGTCTTTCGCAACGGTGAGGGCCCCGAGGTCGGGGGGACCATCACCGAGTGGGACCCGCCGCGCGTTCTCGCGTACACCATGGGCGACGAGTCGCTCCGCTGGGAGCTCTCCCCCACCCCCGAGGGATGCGTGCTCGTGCTCCACACCGAGCTTGCGCGCGACGGCGTGAGCACGGAGCGGAAGCCCGCGAACGACAACGGGCCGGCCCAGGCCTGCGCCCAGCGGCTCGCGGCCTAA
- a CDS encoding TetR/AcrR family transcriptional regulator has translation MPAPIMSKEDVVALLYETFRKNGYDSASLAELSKETGLGKSSLYHYFPGGKEEMALTVLDLVDASMQKDLIEPLLDDANDVSPQVKLERALETLEGVYARGRKGCILGVLSAASSRHRFQKRLKRSFHAWIEAFARLALEAGLAKETAHARAEDAVLRIEGALVVSAGLNDPKPFHRTMADLRRHFLE, from the coding sequence ATGCCGGCCCCCATCATGAGCAAAGAGGACGTGGTCGCGCTCCTCTACGAGACGTTCCGCAAAAATGGCTATGACAGCGCGTCCTTGGCGGAGCTCTCCAAGGAGACGGGGCTCGGCAAATCGAGCTTGTATCATTACTTTCCCGGCGGCAAAGAGGAGATGGCGCTCACCGTGCTCGATCTCGTCGATGCCTCGATGCAAAAAGACCTCATCGAACCGCTGCTCGACGACGCAAACGACGTATCGCCCCAGGTAAAGCTCGAACGCGCGCTCGAGACCCTCGAGGGCGTCTACGCGCGAGGCCGCAAAGGGTGCATCCTCGGGGTCCTGAGCGCCGCCTCGTCCCGTCATCGCTTTCAAAAGCGGCTCAAACGCTCCTTCCACGCGTGGATCGAGGCCTTCGCACGGCTCGCCCTCGAGGCGGGGCTCGCAAAAGAAACAGCGCACGCCCGCGCCGAAGACGCCGTGCTCCGCATTGAAGGCGCCCTCGTCGTCTCGGCGGGGCTCAACGATCCAAAGCCGTTCCACCGGACCATGGCGGATCTGCGCCGGCATTTTCTCGAGTGA
- a CDS encoding AraC family transcriptional regulator, with the protein MEVAAASAAAPRVSVRCYPPESDSHQHDWHQIVVPLEGALGLELGHRSHRVDRARGAWIPPGQAHAFIGIGDNRFLVLDVAEEGMGELGGIPGMGRGLGALEGSLSFRVEAGVDHLARGLLHLVEQRPEDARLHRHGAGLILLALAELGAGGADHAPERLQRAVDFIHRHFARPLRVADIASAASLGVSQLHALFRTFYGVTPMDYVAERRLDRAERLLEAARLPIAEIALRCGYSDQASLTRAMRARRGVTPGSVRRGRAMANGANGRASQSGTKRP; encoded by the coding sequence TTGGAGGTTGCGGCGGCCTCGGCCGCGGCTCCGCGCGTCTCGGTGCGGTGCTATCCACCGGAGAGCGACAGCCATCAGCATGATTGGCATCAAATCGTCGTGCCGCTCGAGGGCGCGCTCGGTTTGGAGCTGGGCCACCGCTCGCACCGGGTGGATCGCGCGCGCGGCGCTTGGATTCCGCCCGGGCAGGCGCACGCCTTCATCGGCATCGGCGACAATCGTTTTCTGGTCTTGGATGTCGCCGAGGAGGGGATGGGCGAGCTCGGTGGGATCCCGGGCATGGGGCGCGGGTTGGGGGCGCTCGAGGGAAGTCTCTCGTTTCGGGTGGAGGCAGGGGTCGACCATCTGGCGCGCGGGCTTCTCCATCTGGTGGAGCAACGGCCGGAGGATGCGCGGCTGCACCGGCATGGCGCGGGGTTGATCCTGCTCGCGCTCGCCGAGCTCGGAGCGGGGGGCGCGGACCATGCGCCGGAGCGGCTCCAGCGCGCCGTCGATTTTATCCACCGCCACTTTGCGCGTCCGCTGCGGGTGGCCGACATCGCCTCGGCGGCGTCGCTCGGCGTGAGCCAGCTGCACGCGCTGTTTCGTACCTTTTACGGGGTGACGCCCATGGATTACGTGGCCGAGCGCCGGCTCGATCGGGCCGAGCGTCTGCTTGAGGCGGCGCGCCTCCCCATCGCGGAGATCGCCCTTCGCTGCGGATACTCCGATCAGGCGAGCCTCACGCGCGCCATGCGCGCCCGCCGCGGGGTGACGCCGGGAAGCGTGCGCCGAGGTCGTGCGATGGCGAACGGTGCGAACGGGCGAGCATCGCAGTCTGGAACAAAGCGGCCGTAG
- a CDS encoding alpha/beta hydrolase, with protein MNTFPPMKNLPPSLLCSATTVTESCAEAGGAGAPAKEPARGAVAVAHRQVEVDGLRIFYREAGPKDAPTLLLLHGFPSSSHQYRRLFDLLGDEFHLVAPDYPGFGHSDAPASRTAGGSFPYTFDRLTDVTEAFCKQLGLTRFFVYMFDFGAPVGFRLAVRHPEWIAGIVSQNGNAYEEGLSAMIRAEHSLPPEEKLAARRHLISREGTKSQYLTGAQHPDRISPDAWTMDQYFLDLPGRDAVMLSLLDDYSTNIAAYPAWQTWLREHRPPVLLAWGKNDPFFVPAGAQAYLRDVPDAELHLLDGGHFALEEHAEAISSLIRSFIGKHSG; from the coding sequence ATGAACACCTTTCCGCCGATGAAGAACCTGCCCCCTTCCCTTTTGTGCTCGGCGACCACGGTCACCGAGAGCTGCGCCGAGGCCGGAGGCGCCGGAGCTCCCGCCAAAGAGCCAGCCCGGGGCGCCGTTGCGGTCGCGCATCGTCAGGTCGAGGTGGACGGGCTGCGCATCTTTTACCGCGAGGCGGGCCCCAAAGATGCCCCCACCTTGCTGCTCCTGCACGGATTTCCCTCGTCGTCGCACCAGTACCGTCGATTGTTCGACCTCCTCGGGGACGAGTTTCACCTGGTGGCCCCCGATTATCCCGGCTTCGGCCACTCCGATGCCCCCGCGAGCCGCACGGCGGGCGGATCGTTTCCGTATACCTTCGACCGGCTCACCGATGTCACGGAGGCGTTTTGCAAGCAGCTCGGGCTCACGCGATTCTTCGTTTACATGTTCGACTTCGGGGCGCCGGTGGGGTTCCGCCTGGCGGTGCGGCATCCCGAATGGATCGCGGGCATCGTCTCGCAGAACGGCAACGCCTACGAGGAGGGCCTCAGCGCGATGATCCGCGCCGAGCATAGCCTCCCCCCCGAGGAGAAGCTCGCCGCGCGCCGCCATTTGATCTCCCGCGAGGGGACGAAGAGCCAATACCTCACGGGCGCCCAGCACCCGGACCGGATTTCGCCGGACGCTTGGACCATGGACCAGTACTTCCTCGACCTCCCCGGCCGCGACGCGGTCATGCTCTCCTTGCTCGACGATTATTCGACCAACATCGCCGCCTATCCCGCGTGGCAAACGTGGCTGCGCGAACATCGCCCGCCGGTCCTCCTCGCGTGGGGAAAGAACGATCCGTTCTTCGTCCCCGCGGGCGCGCAGGCTTATTTGCGCGACGTGCCCGACGCCGAGCTGCACCTGCTCGACGGCGGCCACTTTGCGCTCGAGGAGCACGCCGAGGCGATAAGCTCGCTCATCCGCAGCTTCATCGGTAAGCACTCGGGATGA
- a CDS encoding LysR family transcriptional regulator produces MDSLGALNAFVQAAEARSFTEAGRQLGVSSSAIGKAIARLEERLRVRLFHRSTRTITLTPEGALFLERCRRIFSEVEAAELELAQTQGAPRGKLRVSMPLAGMLMMPALSAFMRAYPDVELDVDFSDRFVDIIEEGFDAVVRAGEIDDSRLMNRTLGIFRLKLVGSPDYFARRGTPQKPDDLRSHACLLHRYATSGKFERWPLRRGRRDVDLELPATAVVNTIEPLIAMAEQGLGIACLPDFGVRRQLEAGTLVTVLDPYVHHEGIFRMLWPSSRYLSPKLRVFVDFMAERLFATESELDGRKT; encoded by the coding sequence ATGGACAGTCTCGGCGCGCTCAACGCCTTCGTTCAGGCCGCGGAGGCCCGCAGCTTCACGGAGGCGGGCCGGCAGCTGGGCGTCTCGTCTTCGGCCATCGGCAAGGCCATCGCCCGGCTGGAGGAGCGCCTTCGGGTGCGGCTCTTTCACCGATCGACCCGCACCATCACCTTGACCCCGGAGGGCGCCCTGTTTCTCGAGCGCTGCCGCCGCATCTTCTCCGAGGTGGAGGCGGCCGAGCTCGAGCTGGCGCAAACGCAAGGCGCGCCGCGCGGAAAGCTGCGCGTCAGCATGCCCCTCGCCGGCATGCTCATGATGCCCGCCCTCTCGGCCTTCATGCGCGCCTACCCCGACGTCGAGCTCGACGTGGACTTCAGCGACCGCTTCGTCGACATCATCGAAGAGGGCTTCGACGCCGTGGTGCGCGCGGGCGAAATCGACGACTCACGGCTGATGAACCGCACCCTGGGCATTTTCCGGCTGAAGCTGGTGGGCTCACCCGACTATTTCGCCCGCCGGGGCACCCCGCAAAAGCCCGACGATCTTCGATCGCACGCGTGCTTGCTTCACCGCTATGCCACCAGCGGCAAGTTCGAGCGCTGGCCCCTGCGCCGCGGACGCAGAGACGTCGACCTGGAGCTGCCGGCGACCGCGGTGGTGAACACCATCGAGCCGCTCATCGCCATGGCCGAGCAAGGCCTCGGCATCGCGTGCCTGCCGGACTTCGGCGTCCGCCGTCAGCTCGAAGCGGGCACCCTCGTCACCGTGCTCGATCCTTACGTGCACCACGAGGGCATCTTTCGCATGCTGTGGCCATCGAGCCGCTACTTGTCCCCCAAGCTTCGGGTGTTCGTGGATTTCATGGCCGAGCGCCTCTTTGCGACCGAGTCCGAGCTCGATGGGCGCAAAACTTAA